From a region of the Myxococcaceae bacterium JPH2 genome:
- the fabI gene encoding enoyl-ACP reductase FabI, whose product MLLQGKKLLITGVLTPQSIAYGVAEHAIAQGADVLLTGFGRAKSLTERSAKRLKPGMEVLELDVTNPAHFPALTEALRQRWDRVDGVLHAIAYAPEDALGGNFLNTPWESAQTAFRISAFSVKELAMACLPLMPRGGSIVALDFDNRMAWPIYDWMGVCKAAMEATVRYLARDLGPKGIRVNTLAAGPLATVAAKGIPGFKALSQGWGQQAPLGWSEKDSHDAVARTACALLSDWMPSTTGEMVHVDGGYHAVGAPPVDAQAESAATASAPGKPSEG is encoded by the coding sequence ATGCTCCTCCAGGGCAAGAAGCTGCTCATCACCGGGGTGCTCACCCCTCAGTCCATCGCCTATGGCGTCGCCGAACACGCCATCGCGCAGGGCGCGGACGTCCTCCTCACCGGCTTTGGCCGGGCCAAGTCCCTCACCGAGCGGAGCGCGAAGCGCCTCAAGCCCGGGATGGAGGTGCTGGAGCTGGATGTCACCAATCCCGCGCACTTTCCCGCCCTCACCGAGGCCCTGCGCCAGCGGTGGGACCGGGTGGACGGCGTGCTGCACGCCATCGCCTATGCCCCCGAGGACGCCCTGGGCGGAAACTTCCTCAATACGCCCTGGGAGAGCGCGCAGACGGCGTTCCGCATCTCCGCGTTCTCGGTGAAGGAGCTGGCCATGGCGTGCCTGCCGCTGATGCCGCGCGGGGGCTCCATCGTGGCGCTGGACTTCGACAACCGCATGGCGTGGCCCATCTATGACTGGATGGGTGTGTGCAAGGCGGCGATGGAGGCCACGGTGCGCTACCTGGCGCGTGACCTGGGCCCCAAGGGCATCCGGGTGAACACGCTGGCGGCCGGGCCGCTGGCGACGGTGGCCGCCAAGGGCATCCCGGGCTTCAAGGCCCTGTCGCAGGGCTGGGGCCAGCAGGCGCCGCTGGGCTGGAGCGAGAAAGACAGCCACGACGCGGTGGCGCGCACGGCCTGTGCCCTCTTGTCGGACTGGATGCCCTCCACGACGGGCGAGATGGTCCACGTGGATGGTGGATACCACGCGGTGGGTGCGCCACCGGTGGACGCGCAGGCCGAGTCCGCGGCGACCGCCTCGGCCCCTGGCAAGCCGTCCGAGGGCTAG
- a CDS encoding 2-oxoglutarate dehydrogenase E1 component, which produces MANFQDTFLSGGNIDFIEGLYARFLEDPASVDPSWREVFERNSGAGRPIFNTKLIEAPPAAPAKANGKAAAAPVKAAAPAPAPAAPAVDQDTIGLQAKVDQAITAFRLRGHLRATLDPLERPRPALEHVADMGMVDEKHFTARELTQSVEGNGVFAEPRVQLSHLLTRLRGTYTGHIGVEFMQMLDSERRRWLMQRMEHSENRTAFSVEDQRHILTKLSYAEGFENFLHTKYVGAKRFSLDGGEALIPMLDAINEVGSAMGLKEVVIGMAHRGRLNVLTNILGKKPDQIFSEFDGPKDPKAYLGRGDVKYHMGFSSDHTTRTGHHVHLSLAFNPSHLECVNPVVEGRVRAKQDRGGDTERVGVMPLLIHGDAAFIGQGVVPETLNLAGLKGYTTGGTLHVVINNQVGFTTDPSDSRSSIYATAIAQMLDIPIFHVNGDDPEACVHVARLAAEYRQTFKSDVVIDLICYRRYGHNEGDDPSFTQPQMYDLIRKHPTVRTLYAQQLAQQGRVSAEESEALKQRCLQEFDAALTRARQESQFKEPSALEGLWKAYKGGSLKNATAVPTAVDKATLRDALQKLCTLPEGFHVHRDVERTVIKKRLGMLESEELQWSEGESLAYATLLSEGYPVRLSGQDSERGTFSHRHAVLHDVQTGEEYVPLRQFPTGRATFQVYNSPLSEMGVLGFEYGYSLDVPDGLTLWEAQFGDFANGAQIIIDQFIAAAESKWRRLSNLTLLLPHSYEGQGPEHSSARLERFLDLAAEDNIQVCYPTTPAQIFHLLRRQMVRPLRKPLVIMSPKSMLRRPEATSKLDELATGTFREVIADKGDPAKVTRLLLCSGKVYYDLVKARDERKDESIAIVRVEQLYPFPFDELAGLVAKMPKLTELFWVQEEPQNAGAWHFALPLLLDLVAPRTQSPVKIGYIGRAAAASPATGFPKTHEYEQQLIIEEAILRGTKNGR; this is translated from the coding sequence ATGGCGAATTTCCAGGACACCTTTCTCTCCGGTGGCAACATCGACTTCATCGAGGGGCTCTATGCGCGCTTCCTCGAGGACCCCGCGAGCGTGGATCCCAGTTGGCGCGAAGTGTTCGAGCGCAACTCCGGAGCCGGTCGCCCCATCTTCAACACGAAGCTGATCGAGGCGCCGCCTGCCGCGCCTGCCAAGGCCAATGGCAAGGCGGCCGCCGCACCGGTGAAGGCCGCGGCGCCCGCGCCTGCGCCCGCCGCTCCGGCCGTGGATCAGGACACGATTGGCCTGCAGGCCAAGGTGGATCAGGCCATCACCGCGTTCCGCCTGCGCGGCCACCTGCGCGCCACGTTGGATCCGCTCGAGCGCCCGCGACCGGCGCTGGAGCACGTGGCGGACATGGGCATGGTGGACGAGAAGCACTTCACCGCGCGCGAGCTGACCCAGAGCGTGGAGGGCAACGGCGTGTTCGCCGAGCCCCGCGTGCAGCTGAGCCACCTGCTCACGCGCCTGCGTGGCACGTACACCGGGCACATCGGCGTCGAGTTCATGCAGATGCTCGACAGCGAGCGTCGCCGCTGGCTGATGCAGCGCATGGAGCACAGCGAGAACCGCACCGCGTTCTCCGTCGAAGACCAGCGCCACATCCTCACCAAGCTCTCCTACGCGGAGGGCTTCGAGAACTTCCTCCACACGAAGTACGTGGGCGCCAAGCGCTTCAGCCTGGATGGCGGCGAGGCCCTCATCCCCATGCTGGACGCCATCAACGAGGTCGGCTCGGCGATGGGCCTCAAGGAAGTCGTCATCGGCATGGCCCACCGCGGCCGCCTCAACGTGCTGACGAACATCCTGGGCAAGAAGCCGGACCAGATTTTCAGCGAGTTCGACGGCCCCAAGGACCCCAAGGCGTACCTGGGCCGCGGCGACGTGAAGTACCACATGGGCTTCTCGTCGGATCACACCACCCGGACCGGGCACCACGTGCACTTGTCGCTGGCGTTCAACCCCAGCCACCTGGAATGCGTGAACCCCGTCGTCGAGGGTCGCGTGCGCGCCAAGCAGGACCGCGGCGGGGACACCGAGCGCGTGGGCGTGATGCCGCTGCTCATCCACGGCGACGCGGCCTTCATCGGGCAGGGCGTCGTCCCGGAGACGCTCAACCTGGCGGGCCTCAAGGGCTACACCACGGGCGGCACGCTCCACGTCGTCATCAACAACCAGGTCGGCTTCACCACCGACCCGTCCGACTCGCGCTCCAGCATCTACGCCACCGCCATCGCGCAGATGCTCGACATCCCCATCTTCCACGTCAACGGCGATGACCCGGAGGCCTGCGTCCACGTGGCGCGGCTGGCCGCGGAGTACCGCCAGACGTTCAAGAGCGACGTCGTCATCGACCTCATCTGCTACCGGCGCTACGGCCACAACGAGGGCGACGACCCCTCGTTCACCCAGCCGCAGATGTACGACCTCATTCGCAAGCACCCCACGGTGCGCACGCTCTACGCGCAGCAGCTCGCGCAGCAGGGCCGCGTGTCCGCGGAGGAGTCCGAGGCGCTCAAGCAGCGCTGCCTCCAGGAGTTCGACGCGGCGCTCACCCGCGCGCGCCAGGAGAGCCAGTTCAAGGAGCCCAGCGCCCTGGAGGGCCTGTGGAAGGCCTACAAGGGCGGCTCGCTGAAGAACGCCACGGCCGTGCCCACCGCGGTGGACAAGGCCACGCTGCGCGACGCGCTCCAGAAGCTGTGCACCCTCCCCGAGGGCTTCCACGTCCACCGCGACGTGGAGCGCACCGTCATCAAGAAGCGCCTGGGCATGCTGGAGTCCGAGGAGCTGCAGTGGAGCGAGGGCGAGTCGCTCGCCTACGCGACGCTCCTCTCCGAGGGCTACCCGGTGCGCCTGTCCGGCCAGGACAGCGAGCGCGGCACCTTCAGCCACCGCCACGCGGTGCTGCACGACGTGCAGACGGGCGAGGAGTACGTGCCCCTGCGGCAGTTCCCCACCGGCCGCGCCACCTTCCAGGTCTACAACAGCCCGCTGTCCGAGATGGGCGTGCTGGGCTTCGAGTACGGCTACAGCCTGGACGTGCCGGACGGCCTCACCCTGTGGGAGGCCCAGTTCGGTGACTTCGCCAACGGCGCGCAGATCATCATCGACCAGTTCATCGCCGCGGCCGAGAGCAAGTGGCGCCGCCTGAGCAACCTCACCCTCCTGCTGCCCCACAGCTACGAGGGTCAGGGCCCGGAGCACTCCAGCGCCCGCCTGGAGCGCTTCCTGGACCTCGCCGCCGAGGACAACATCCAGGTCTGCTACCCCACCACCCCCGCGCAGATTTTCCACCTCCTGCGCCGCCAGATGGTCCGGCCGCTGCGCAAGCCGCTGGTCATCATGTCGCCCAAGAGCATGCTGCGGCGGCCGGAGGCCACCAGCAAGCTGGACGAGCTGGCCACGGGCACCTTCCGCGAGGTCATCGCGGACAAGGGCGACCCGGCGAAGGTGACGCGCCTGCTGCTCTGCAGCGGCAAGGTGTATTACGACCTGGTGAAGGCTCGGGACGAGCGCAAGGACGAGAGCATCGCCATCGTCCGGGTGGAGCAGCTCTATCCCTTCCCCTTCGACGAGCTGGCAGGGCTCGTCGCGAAGATGCCGAAGCTCACCGAGCTGTTCTGGGTGCAGGAAGAGCCCCAGAACGCGGGCGCGTGGCACTTCGCCCTCCCCCTCCTGCTTGACCTGGTGGCCCCGCGCACGCAGTCCCCGGTGAAGATTGGCTATATCGGGCGCGCGGCGGCAGCCAGCCCCGCCACGGGCTTCCCCAAGACTCACGAGTACGAGCAGCAGCTCATCATCGAGGAAGCCATCCTCCGAGGAACCAAGAATGGCCGTTGA
- the odhB gene encoding 2-oxoglutarate dehydrogenase complex dihydrolipoyllysine-residue succinyltransferase, whose translation MAVELKVPPLGESITEAVVGKWNKKMGDAVAADEPLVVLETDKVTIDVPAPAAGTIASIAFKEGDKVRVGDVLGLIEAGAGASAAKPAAAAPAPAATPAPAAAESAAQGPDARITPTAKKMAEENKLDVAQLKGTGSGGRITKEDVLGQLNRPATPAAPAPVAPAAPSGPRPNAAREERVRMTPLRKRVAERLIQAQSTAAMLTTFNEVDMGEVMALRKKYNEKFQAKHGVKLGFMSFFIRAAVDALKAFPQINAEIDGEDVIFKHYYDIGVAVSGSRGLVVPVVRDADKVGLADLEKTVGDYGARARNDKLTLPDLQGGTFTITNGGTFGSMLSTPILNPPQTGILGMHNIVERPVARDGQVVIRPIMFVALTYDHRLVDGREAVQFLVRVKECIENPERLLLDI comes from the coding sequence ATGGCCGTTGAACTGAAAGTGCCCCCCCTCGGCGAGTCCATCACCGAGGCCGTCGTCGGCAAGTGGAACAAGAAGATGGGTGACGCGGTCGCCGCGGACGAGCCGCTCGTCGTCCTGGAGACGGACAAGGTCACCATCGACGTGCCCGCGCCCGCCGCTGGCACCATCGCCAGCATCGCCTTCAAGGAGGGCGACAAGGTGCGCGTGGGTGACGTGCTCGGCCTCATCGAGGCCGGCGCCGGCGCCTCCGCCGCGAAGCCCGCCGCCGCTGCCCCGGCTCCGGCCGCCACGCCCGCTCCGGCGGCCGCGGAGTCCGCCGCTCAGGGCCCGGACGCGCGCATCACCCCCACGGCCAAGAAGATGGCCGAGGAGAACAAGCTGGACGTCGCCCAGCTGAAGGGCACCGGCTCCGGCGGCCGCATCACGAAGGAGGATGTGCTGGGGCAGCTCAACCGCCCGGCCACGCCCGCCGCCCCGGCTCCCGTGGCCCCGGCCGCGCCGTCCGGCCCGCGCCCCAACGCCGCCCGCGAGGAGCGCGTGCGCATGACGCCGCTGCGCAAGCGCGTGGCCGAGCGCCTCATCCAGGCCCAGTCCACCGCCGCCATGCTCACCACCTTCAACGAGGTGGACATGGGCGAGGTGATGGCCCTGCGCAAGAAGTACAACGAGAAGTTCCAGGCCAAGCACGGCGTGAAGCTCGGCTTCATGAGCTTCTTCATCCGCGCGGCCGTGGACGCCCTCAAGGCCTTCCCGCAAATCAACGCGGAGATCGACGGCGAGGACGTCATCTTCAAGCACTACTACGACATCGGCGTGGCCGTCAGCGGCAGCCGCGGTCTGGTGGTGCCGGTGGTGCGTGACGCGGACAAGGTGGGCCTGGCGGACCTGGAGAAGACCGTCGGTGACTACGGCGCCCGCGCCCGCAACGACAAGCTGACCCTGCCGGACCTGCAGGGTGGCACGTTCACCATCACCAACGGCGGCACCTTCGGCTCCATGCTGTCCACGCCCATCCTCAACCCGCCGCAGACGGGCATCCTGGGCATGCACAACATCGTCGAGCGCCCCGTGGCCCGCGACGGCCAGGTCGTCATCCGGCCCATCATGTTCGTCGCCCTCACCTACGACCACCGGCTGGTGGACGGCCGCGAGGCCGTGCAGTTCCTCGTCCGGGTGAAGGAGTGCATCGAGAACCCGGAGCGGCTGCTCCTCGACATCTGA
- a CDS encoding cold-shock protein produces the protein MATGTVKWFNDAKGFGFITQDGGGEDVFCHHTAINMDGFRTLAEGQKVEFDVARGPKGLQAQNVRAA, from the coding sequence ATGGCAACCGGTACCGTGAAGTGGTTCAACGACGCGAAGGGCTTCGGCTTCATCACCCAGGATGGCGGCGGCGAGGACGTGTTCTGCCACCACACCGCCATCAACATGGACGGGTTCCGCACCCTGGCCGAGGGTCAGAAGGTGGAGTTCGACGTGGCCCGCGGCCCCAAGGGCCTGCAGGCGCAGAACGTCCGCGCTGCCTGA
- a CDS encoding DPP IV N-terminal domain-containing protein, giving the protein MRQVLTAALLLMSAPSVAQENKTPPMAPSQTQVDTFLRQYSDTRRFMSGRPVGVRITPDEKTVLFLRTQPTSNVQMLYAFDVDSGQTRELLTPASILQGTEETLTPEEKARRERMRVSARGFTTYSLSEDGTRLLVPLSGRLFVVDRATGKSQELKTGPGVLDPRLSQDGKQVAYVRDHDLYRVDLATNQEKRVTTGGTEQKTHGLAEFVAQEEMSRFSGYWWSPDGKSLAYTESDTSDVEKLTIVDVMHPERGGEVFAYPRPGKPNAKVRLGIVPAAGGKTVWAQWDAAKYPYLATVKWDKGGPLTLVVQDRVQMEEQVLSVDVRTGKTQPLLTEKDAAWLNLDQDFPLWLEDGSGFLWYTERNGGPEVEQRKADGSLVRSLVKPDAGFRTLSRFVQADHTLFFTGGSNPTESYLWRVKDGGAPQKVASGVTGPAMEGGAVSKQGGLVVLGTQGPKSMPRTYVLRPDGTRVGELPEVADEPPFSPNMEIRQVGPRKFWAAIIKPRDFKPGQKLPVIVEVYAGPTTTTVAQSMAANLLNQWMADQGYLVVKFDGRGTPLRTAEWERSVKYDFAGVTLEDQVAALQALAAEMPEVDMNRVGIEGWSFGGYMSALAVLKRPDVFKAAVAGAPVVDWLDYDTHYTERFLGVPSEHPEAYEKSSLLSYVKQDKPIGALLLMHGTADDNVYFFHSLKLSDALFRAGKPHELLPLSGLTHMVPDPLITQRKQEAVMSHFKRYLK; this is encoded by the coding sequence ATGCGACAGGTCCTCACTGCCGCGCTCCTCCTCATGAGCGCTCCTTCCGTTGCCCAGGAGAACAAGACTCCTCCCATGGCTCCCTCGCAGACCCAGGTCGATACCTTCCTGCGCCAGTACTCGGACACGCGTCGCTTCATGAGCGGCCGTCCCGTGGGCGTGCGCATCACCCCGGACGAGAAGACCGTCCTCTTCCTTCGCACGCAGCCCACCTCCAACGTGCAGATGCTGTACGCGTTCGACGTGGACTCGGGGCAGACCCGCGAGCTGCTCACCCCCGCCTCCATCCTCCAGGGCACCGAGGAGACCCTCACCCCCGAGGAGAAGGCCCGCCGTGAGCGCATGCGCGTGAGCGCGCGCGGCTTCACCACCTACAGCCTGTCCGAAGACGGCACGCGGCTGCTGGTGCCGCTCTCCGGTCGCCTCTTCGTGGTGGATCGCGCCACGGGCAAGTCGCAGGAGCTGAAGACGGGCCCGGGCGTGCTGGACCCTCGCCTGTCGCAGGACGGCAAGCAGGTGGCCTACGTCCGCGACCATGACCTGTACCGCGTCGACCTGGCGACCAACCAGGAGAAGCGCGTCACCACGGGCGGCACCGAGCAGAAGACGCACGGCCTGGCCGAGTTCGTCGCGCAGGAGGAGATGAGCCGCTTCTCCGGCTACTGGTGGAGCCCGGATGGCAAGTCGCTCGCCTACACTGAGTCCGACACGAGCGACGTGGAGAAGCTCACCATCGTCGACGTGATGCACCCCGAGCGAGGCGGCGAGGTGTTCGCCTATCCACGCCCGGGCAAGCCCAACGCCAAGGTGCGCCTGGGCATCGTCCCCGCCGCGGGCGGCAAGACGGTGTGGGCGCAGTGGGACGCGGCGAAGTACCCGTACCTGGCCACCGTGAAGTGGGACAAGGGCGGGCCGCTGACGCTCGTCGTGCAGGACCGCGTGCAGATGGAGGAGCAGGTCCTCTCCGTCGATGTGCGCACGGGCAAGACGCAGCCGCTGCTCACGGAGAAGGACGCGGCGTGGCTCAACCTGGACCAGGACTTCCCGCTGTGGCTCGAGGATGGCAGCGGCTTCCTCTGGTACACCGAGCGCAACGGCGGCCCCGAGGTGGAGCAGCGCAAGGCGGACGGCTCGCTCGTGCGCTCGCTGGTCAAGCCCGACGCGGGCTTCCGCACCCTCAGCCGCTTCGTGCAGGCGGACCACACGCTGTTCTTCACCGGCGGCTCCAACCCCACAGAGAGCTACCTGTGGCGCGTGAAGGACGGCGGCGCCCCGCAGAAGGTGGCGTCCGGCGTCACCGGCCCGGCGATGGAAGGCGGCGCGGTGTCCAAGCAGGGCGGGCTCGTGGTGCTGGGCACGCAGGGCCCCAAGAGCATGCCGCGCACGTACGTGCTGCGCCCGGACGGCACCCGCGTGGGCGAGCTGCCCGAGGTGGCGGACGAGCCGCCCTTCTCCCCCAACATGGAGATCCGCCAGGTGGGCCCGCGCAAGTTCTGGGCGGCCATCATCAAGCCGCGTGACTTCAAGCCCGGCCAGAAGCTGCCCGTCATCGTGGAGGTGTACGCCGGCCCCACGACGACCACCGTCGCCCAGTCCATGGCCGCCAACCTCCTCAACCAGTGGATGGCGGACCAGGGCTACCTCGTCGTGAAGTTCGACGGACGGGGCACGCCGCTGCGCACCGCGGAGTGGGAGCGCTCGGTGAAGTACGACTTCGCCGGCGTCACGCTGGAGGACCAGGTGGCCGCGCTCCAGGCGCTCGCCGCCGAGATGCCGGAAGTGGACATGAACCGCGTGGGCATCGAGGGGTGGAGCTTCGGCGGCTACATGTCCGCGCTCGCCGTCCTCAAGCGCCCGGACGTCTTCAAGGCCGCGGTGGCCGGCGCCCCGGTGGTGGACTGGCTGGACTACGACACGCACTACACCGAGCGCTTCCTCGGCGTGCCCTCGGAGCACCCCGAGGCGTACGAGAAGAGCTCGCTCTTGTCATACGTGAAGCAGGACAAGCCCATTGGCGCGCTCTTGCTCATGCACGGCACCGCCGATGACAACGTCTACTTCTTCCACTCGCTGAAGCTGAGCGACGCGCTGTTCCGCGCGGGCAAGCCGCACGAGCTGCTGCCGCTCAGCGGCCTGACGCACATGGTGCCGGACCCGCTGATTACCCAGCGCAAGCAAGAGGCGGTGATGTCCCACTTCAAGCGGTACCTGAAGTGA
- a CDS encoding UPF0489 family protein, which yields MRPDDDATQHLRLAGVIRLSLGGGRGPSDAYVFDPHRLALPSWVCALGAAGPPALLVTLDRHLDTVVPARPSDVPDISAGLRALDEHARWSLDVRNYDHILAAMEAGVVGDALLIARSRPRGAFTEDTYVDTRGRTHRLVIAPTVDRAAEAYRAPAPGEAVRTVLEDAERVLLDVDLDCFTTLSDADPTTVIPWPRALIREFLLPSDSEPFWDAVLSKAVALTLAREPYHCGGLLASGALFRDIAEVLFRELLRVEPP from the coding sequence ATGCGCCCCGACGACGACGCCACGCAGCATCTGCGACTGGCCGGAGTCATCCGCCTCTCTCTGGGCGGAGGCCGAGGCCCCTCGGATGCCTACGTCTTCGACCCCCATCGGCTCGCCCTCCCCTCGTGGGTCTGCGCGCTCGGAGCGGCTGGGCCGCCAGCACTGTTGGTGACGCTCGACCGTCACTTGGACACCGTCGTGCCTGCTCGGCCCTCGGACGTACCGGACATCTCGGCGGGGCTGCGCGCCTTGGATGAACACGCGCGCTGGTCCCTGGATGTCCGCAACTACGACCACATCCTCGCCGCCATGGAGGCCGGAGTGGTGGGAGACGCGCTGCTCATCGCCCGCTCGCGACCGCGCGGCGCCTTCACCGAGGACACCTACGTGGACACGCGCGGGCGCACCCACCGGCTGGTCATCGCGCCCACGGTGGACCGCGCGGCGGAGGCATATAGAGCCCCCGCCCCCGGCGAGGCCGTGCGCACCGTGCTCGAGGATGCCGAGCGGGTGCTGCTCGACGTGGACCTGGACTGCTTCACCACCTTGAGCGACGCGGACCCCACCACGGTGATTCCCTGGCCCCGTGCGCTCATCCGCGAGTTCCTCCTGCCCTCGGACTCCGAGCCCTTCTGGGACGCGGTGCTGAGCAAGGCCGTGGCCCTGACGCTGGCGCGCGAGCCGTATCACTGCGGCGGACTGCTCGCCTCGGGAGCGCTGTTCCGCGACATAGCCGAGGTGCTGTTTCGAGAGCTGCTGCGCGTGGAGCCGCCGTAG
- a CDS encoding RecX family transcriptional regulator: MEDELKGDAGRGGPKKPKQPRKVSPRYLENAALHYLKRYAATVSQLQRVLERRVDRSLRCHGGDRAEALGWVRALTEKLVRNGLVNDPAYAEMKAHALRASGRSARVITQKLRMKGIAPEVVAQKLALATEDVSEEAAARIWARKKRLGPFRRDLSTREENRRRDLAALARAGFSFATAKKLVDGPVE; encoded by the coding sequence ATGGAAGACGAGCTGAAGGGTGACGCGGGCCGGGGCGGCCCCAAGAAACCGAAGCAGCCCCGGAAGGTCTCCCCGCGCTACCTGGAGAACGCGGCGCTGCATTACCTCAAGCGCTACGCGGCGACGGTGAGCCAACTCCAGCGCGTGCTGGAGCGACGCGTCGACCGCTCGCTGCGCTGCCACGGAGGCGACCGCGCCGAGGCGCTGGGCTGGGTGCGCGCGCTCACCGAGAAGCTCGTCCGAAACGGGCTCGTGAATGACCCCGCTTACGCCGAGATGAAGGCGCACGCGCTGCGCGCCTCGGGACGCAGCGCGCGGGTCATCACGCAAAAGCTTCGGATGAAGGGCATCGCGCCCGAGGTCGTCGCGCAGAAGCTGGCGCTCGCCACGGAGGACGTGTCCGAGGAGGCCGCCGCGCGCATCTGGGCCCGCAAGAAGCGGCTGGGGCCCTTCCGCAGGGACTTGAGCACCCGCGAGGAGAACCGGCGTCGCGACCTCGCCGCTCTGGCTCGCGCGGGGTTCTCCTTCGCGACCGCGAAGAAGCTCGTGGATGGGCCGGTGGAGTGA
- a CDS encoding BamA/TamA family outer membrane protein, with protein MPSGVEAGTRAASVVAGIDAGASNGSTPSDPNDAQASAASGSGTSGASPDASVGADYEQTLIAWGLARGGDVVEPEPEGKVLEDVRVAAEDVVAQSDPYPNFLNIFHARTRDDVVRREVLLTPGQRYSAALVEESVRNLRKLGLFSAVRAVTVKGSQPGTVVLLLITKDLWSLRLNSDFSAVGSLLQYLRLQGTEQNFLGRGKKVAVDFVLRLDTLSLGQSYTDRRVLGSRWALSESAAVLLGRDSGKPEGSRGSISVSRPLYSLATPWSVSSSVAWNVETARQYRGAEIWQLPFPDGPAVPYVYNAREVAGGVTYTRSFGQRYKWNVGMGAGAYHDAYAAPVSSMLTEAQEAWFRSNYLPRAEDAAYAGLSLSAYEARYEVFHDLDSYALSEDVQLGHSIGASLRYAPPVLSSAAHYAQGAVTARYRVRWAGDALTSVSAAASIRRQLGENAGWTDRRWATELVQASPQFLGGRIVGRGVLDVNIDDLSDRISLLGGGNGLRGALVDAYSGKRLLLFNLEYRSPPLVIKTVHLGGVLFLDSGSAFNRRPSMVTSVGVGLRLLFPQFNVNPFRIDFGYVLNGDRPPVSGRFSFSAGQVTDYRPSFLDAP; from the coding sequence ATGCCCTCGGGTGTCGAAGCAGGGACGCGCGCCGCTTCGGTGGTGGCTGGTATTGACGCGGGAGCGAGCAACGGATCCACGCCGTCGGATCCGAACGATGCGCAGGCAAGTGCCGCTTCTGGCTCGGGCACGAGTGGCGCGTCGCCCGATGCGAGCGTGGGCGCGGACTACGAGCAGACCCTCATCGCGTGGGGCCTCGCGCGAGGCGGCGATGTGGTGGAGCCCGAGCCCGAGGGCAAGGTGCTGGAAGACGTTCGCGTCGCCGCCGAGGACGTGGTGGCCCAGAGCGACCCGTACCCGAACTTCCTCAACATCTTCCATGCGCGCACGCGCGACGACGTGGTCCGTCGCGAGGTGTTGCTGACGCCGGGCCAGCGGTACTCGGCGGCGCTCGTGGAGGAGTCCGTGCGCAACCTGCGCAAGCTGGGCCTCTTCTCCGCGGTGCGCGCGGTGACGGTGAAGGGCAGCCAGCCCGGGACGGTCGTGCTGCTGCTCATCACCAAGGACCTGTGGTCCCTGCGGCTCAACAGCGACTTCTCCGCGGTGGGCTCGCTGCTCCAGTACCTGCGGCTCCAAGGCACGGAGCAGAACTTCCTCGGCCGCGGCAAGAAGGTGGCGGTGGACTTCGTGCTCCGCCTCGACACCCTCAGCCTGGGGCAGAGCTACACCGATCGGCGCGTGCTCGGCAGTCGCTGGGCCCTCAGTGAGTCCGCGGCGGTGTTGCTCGGTCGCGACAGTGGCAAGCCCGAGGGCTCGCGCGGCAGCATCTCCGTGAGCCGGCCGCTGTACTCGCTGGCCACGCCGTGGAGCGTGAGCTCCTCCGTGGCGTGGAACGTGGAGACCGCGCGTCAGTATCGCGGGGCGGAGATCTGGCAGCTCCCGTTCCCGGACGGGCCCGCCGTTCCCTACGTCTACAACGCGCGCGAGGTGGCGGGCGGCGTCACGTACACGCGCTCGTTCGGTCAGCGCTACAAGTGGAACGTGGGCATGGGCGCGGGCGCCTATCACGATGCCTACGCCGCGCCCGTCTCCTCCATGCTCACCGAGGCGCAGGAGGCGTGGTTTCGCAGCAACTACCTCCCGCGCGCCGAGGACGCGGCCTACGCGGGCCTGTCCCTCAGTGCCTACGAGGCGCGCTACGAGGTGTTCCACGACCTGGATTCGTATGCGCTGTCGGAGGACGTGCAGCTCGGCCACTCGATTGGCGCGTCGCTGCGATATGCGCCGCCGGTGCTCTCGTCCGCGGCGCACTACGCGCAAGGGGCGGTGACCGCGCGCTACCGCGTGCGCTGGGCGGGAGACGCGCTCACCTCCGTGTCCGCCGCCGCCTCCATTCGCCGGCAGCTCGGCGAGAACGCGGGGTGGACGGACCGGCGCTGGGCCACCGAACTCGTGCAGGCCTCGCCGCAGTTCCTGGGTGGACGCATCGTGGGGCGTGGTGTGCTGGACGTGAACATCGACGACCTGTCCGACCGCATCAGCCTGTTGGGCGGTGGCAATGGCCTGCGCGGGGCGCTCGTGGATGCGTACTCGGGCAAGCGGCTCCTGCTGTTCAACCTGGAGTACCGCTCACCTCCGCTCGTCATCAAGACGGTGCACCTGGGGGGCGTGCTCTTCCTCGACTCGGGCAGCGCGTTCAATCGCAGGCCGTCGATGGTGACCTCCGTGGGCGTGGGCCTGCGGCTGCTCTTCCCGCAGTTCAACGTGAACCCGTTCCGCATCGACTTCGGCTACGTGCTCAATGGGGACCGTCCTCCCGTGAGCGGCCGGTTCTCCTTCAGCGCGGGGCAGGTGACGGACTACCGGCCCTCGTTCCTGGACGCTCCCTAG